AAATGGATAATGAATTGGGGGAAATCAAGTGCCTGAATAAGAGGGCTGGAATACAAAAAAAGCAAGCCCCACCTGTACTTTATCGACCTCAGATCTAGTTTAGTGATAAAAGCAGTCCTGCACATAAGACCCATACCAGGACCAACTTAAGATTGATAAACCTTTCTATCTGCAGATCCCTAGTTTGTATAGATTAGGAAACATGCCCACAGGTGTACAATAGAGTTAATTGTATATATAAGCTAAAGAAAAACTTGTAactttgagttggtctggtgggCTACTCCAGCCTTCGCCCTGTAATCAGTTGTAGAAATAAACTGCCTTCTTTCCCAGTCTGTCTGCATCTCATTATTAGACCACAAGAACAAGCAGCTGGACCCCATTCATCCAGAAACACTGTAAGAATAGTGCTTCTACCATAGGCCAGGACTTCCCTAGGAAGATAATCCGGAGTTGCAAGGAAAGCCGCCTCCAGAGCTCTGAGAACTGGCTCAACAGGTCTCAGGGTTGTTATGTGGGCCACCTGAATAGGGGAATCAGCAGCTGCCTGGACTGTCTTTTACTATTGCCTTCCCTTCTGTTTTTCCCGGGGTTCCTCAGCTACCCTAGAGTATGTATGGGAAATCTCCCATACATTTCTATCAAGAATGATTCCCATCAGAACTGAATTTTCTACCCCCGACCCCTCTATATCCAGGTAGAATCCTCCCATTTACTCAGTTCATTTGTTTTTCCCTAGGCCTTGCTGTTTCAGGGTTAGGGCAGCTTCCTTTGTCTTAAAActtaaatgtctgtttttccacaGTTCTTAGCAGGAAACAGGCACAATCAGAAATTGTGACAGTATCAGTGTAATACCAGAAATAACTCATCGCTCTCAAAACTGGTCcaatcaaaagagaaagaaaaagtaaatcagTACCGCTAGACATTTCCATGCCTGGAGCTATTTTTCTGGTTACAAGAAAACGTAATCCAGGTGGCCCCAAATAAAAGGGGGTGGTTCAAGTATCAGCATTGCAACCTGTAAGACTTGGGGTAGGGTGGAGAGGGTATGGAAGGCTTAGATCAGATGTCCTGAGTAAGACAGGACCAGATTGTCCCCAATACAAAATAGCTGGGAAGCAGCTACCATAGACTTTCCTATTTTGGATTAGACCAACCCTAGGCACACGAACTGAGACTATCCATAGCCCCTGGATTAGTCATGGcattgaggaggaggagaagacgCCACTGGGCTGTGCCTGACAGGGAGTCCGGAGTTTCTGGTTTCTAAGCTCGGGAAGGCGGAGCCAGGGGAGGGGCCTCCATGCAGTGGGAGGgctggaagctggggcaggaCCCATCAGCTCTGCAATGCTGCACAAGGAGAAGCAACACAGAAGATACCAATAGCCTCCTGAAACTCGCAAGAGTGGACACTCCAGTGTTGACCACCTAAGATACTGCTTCAAAGAGGACAACTCCCTTGTCATTCTGACTCCTGGACTTACACTATACCCCAGAGATGGAGCAACTACTAGGAGTAAAACTTGGTTGCCTGTTTGCCCTGTTGGCTCTCACTCTGGGCTGTGGCCTTATTCCTATCTGCTTCAAATGGTTCCAGATTGATGCAGCCGGAGGTACAGCTCTACCCATCTTTGTTCCATAGCCTGAGTCTCACCTCAACCCTGTCCTGATACCTTGCTCTGATTCTCTCACCACCCCCAACCTTGGGATATTGAGTGCTGCCTGCTGCTCTTTACTCACCTTCGTCTGTCTCCTCAGTGCCAGGTGggttgtaacttctgctttttattaggTCATCGCAGGCGGgtcctcagactcctgggctgtATTTCTGCTGGTGTTTTCCTGGGAGCAGGGTTCATGCACATGACTGCTGAAGCcctggaagaaattgaatcaCAGATCCAGAAGTTCATTGTGCAGGTGAGAGCAAAGATGCCAAGCTGCGGACCTCTGAGGGCAAAAGGATAAACAGAACAAAGAGAAGAGAGCAGGAAAGGGATGGAGCCAAGGACATGGGTGGAACGACAGGGAAGATGAAGCTCTTGTGTGCAATGATGAAAGCAAGTCAGATTAGGctttaaggaaaagagaattgCTGAAGGGACAGGACAGGAAGCTTCGCTGCTCCACCCCAAGTCTAATTTCTGCCGTTCTCTCCTTAGAACAGATCAGCAAGTGAGGGAAATTCTTCTGGTGATGCCAATTCAGCTCAGGTAAGTACCTCTCACCATCCCCTCTGGAGGGTGAGGAGAACCAGAGAGGCCTTTCATATCCAGACCCctttgggaggatcacgtgaggaGTACCAAGAATCCCTCCTGCTCCCTAGCTCAGAAATTGTAGAGGAAAAGGGCAGCAAACGCAATCCCTCTGAGTTTATAGAACCCTAGAAAAAGCTCTTGCTttactctttcattctttccctaGATCCTCTGCTACACCTCACATCATTTTCCCATATTTTTAACTCTATTGAGATTGTGTCCCTGAGTCCCTCTGAtggtcttttgttgtttttgttcgtTTTCTGAGACAAAATCTCctctttatcacccaggctggagtgcagtgatgcaatctcggctcactgcaacctctgccttctcggttctagcaattctcctgcctcatcctcctgagtagttgggattacaggcacatgccaccatgcccggctagtttttgtatttgttgtagagacagggtttcacgatactggccaggctggtcttgatctcctgacccccagtgatctgcccacctcggtcccccaaagtgctgcaattataggcgtgagccactgtgtcctgcccACTCTGGCATTCTTGTTGCATGTCCATGTCTGCTCTTAGCTTTATTTCCCCTATTCTTTTTTGTGTTCAGTTACCACATTGTCTCATTCTCTTCAATCTCCCAATTCCATGTCCATCCAATGCATTGCCTACTCTTCCTTTTCATCTCACAGCCCTCCTTTTTATTCCTAGACGGAGTATCCCTATGGAGAGCTCATCATCTCCCTGGgcttcttttttgtcttctttttggaGTCACTGGCATTGCAGTGCTGTCCTGGGGCTGCTGGAGGATCAACAGTGCAGGAGGAAGAATGGGGTGGGGCTCATATCTTCGAACTCCACAGCCATGGACATATACCCTCACCCTCAAAGAGTCCCCTGCGAGCCCTTGTCCTCTTGCTCTCACTCTCCTTTCACTCAGTGTTTGAAGGGCTAGCTGTGGGGCTGCAGCCGACAGTAGCAGCTACCGTGCAGCTCTGCCTTGCGGTCCTGGCTCATAAGGGGCTTGTGGTATTTGGTGTAGGAATGCGGCTGGTGCAGTTAGGTACTAGATCACGATGGGCTGTGTTCTCCATACTATTATTAGCTCTCATGTCTCCCCTAGGTCTAGCCATAGGGCTGGCTGTGACTGGAGGGGACTCTGAAGGAGGATGGGGCTTAGCCCAGGCTGTGTTAGAGGGTGTGGCAGCTGGCACCTTCCTGTATGTCACCTTCCTAGAAATTCTTCCACGGGAGCTAGCTAGTCCTGAGGCCCCTCTAACTAAGTGGAGCTGTGTAGCCGCTGGTTTTGCCTTCATGGCCTTTATTGCCTTATGGGCGTGAGAGAGTCCTGGCTTTTCTGATGGACCTACTTACGATGCGATGACCTCTTTATCCCCAGGGACACCTCCCAAATGGCTTTGACCCTCAGACATTTCTTTACTGAGACTAAATAACATTCAATAGAATTGGACTGGACCCCAGCTTTCCTTTACCTGAGATCCCATTTCTCACCCAGGACTGAGAAAAAGATATTTAGGTTGAGCAGCTATGAATTGGAGCATTGGTACAGAGACCCTTCAGGTTCTGTTCTTGTCCATTTATGCTACTGTGTGTAATAAAATGCCCATTTTTCCCTCCTTCAGCcgttttggattttatttctcctggtTGCCTAGAAGCTATCTGGCACATGAAGCCATGGAATAGGGAATGGGAAGAATGAATGTTGAAGGTagtgttttcttctggaattaGAACCCCTAGCCATTCTGTCAGTTGCCAGCCACAGCTCCAGACATGGAGCCTTGCTAAAATTCCAACAACCTCCTCCCACCTTACCCGTTGTAGTTGAGAAAATGAGCCAGTTCCCagcatttaaaaggaaagaaagttagAAACCAAAATGATGTGGATCGATTATGTTCCTACACTTAACGTACCCACTCCACTCCCAGTTCCTACTATCAGCCACCCATGACACGTCCAGGCTAAATGGAGATCAGGCGGAATACAGCCCATCTGCATcaggtttctatttcttcacactGAGCCCTGTGTGGCCTCAGGGACACTATTGCTGTTCTCTGAGTTTCTATCTCCTTCCAGCTGCCTTGTATTGAGGGGTTAAAAAGCAGTGTGTTTGGAGAGGGAGAAAGGTGccagatattaaaataaagtCCTGGGGCAATTACTTGGCTCTGGAAGGACTTATTGGCTTTCTTTGTGTCTGCCTTACAAATTGTCTTTCCATCTGAGTAACCCCTACAATGTGTTACTTCCCTTAAAAACTGCTGaggatggctgggcacagtggctcgcgcctgtaatcccagcactttgggaggctgaggcaggcagatcacaaggtcaggggttcaaggacagcctggccaatatggtgaaaccccatctctactaaaaatagaaaaattagctgggcttagtggcacatgcctgtagtcccagctacttgggaggctgaagcagaagaatctcttgaacccaggaggaggaggtttcagtgagccgagactatgccactgcactccaacctgggcaacagaatgagactccatctaaaaaaaaaaaaaaaaaaactgctgaggACAAATACGAAAGTAGGTTAGCTGAAACTGAGTAGGAACAAGATAGCTATTGTGTAGCCCCCAGCTCATGAGTTGAAGGAATATTTCAAACTTAGTGGAGAAATGGGGAAAGAGAAAGTGTGTTCTGTGAGTTCAATTACCCCCACAAGTTGGCCCTTTCTAGTATTTTTAGCATGAAAGTCCAAGTAGCCTTAATATGGATATTCATTCTTCTTCTCAGTCTCTGTCTCCTTTTGATACTATTCCCCTCCCTACAAAGTAAGAAATACAAGCCTCCTCACAAGCCCAGTTTACACACCCAGAGATCAGCAAGAAGGCAAGGTTCAGGCAAaaatgatggatggatagatgatagatagatagatagataatgccTAACACTGGAAATCATTTCCCTAAAGTACCAagtattgttttctatttaaaaaatgcagtaaCATGTAATACACTCAGAACAGTTGTCAAGTGTGTAGTAGTTTCTATTGTAATAGTTTCTGCATTGAACAACTGCTATGTGCTAGGTACCACTGTGGCAGGCCAGGTTTCACTAATGCAGGACTCTATCAAAACTTTCAGTATTGACTGAGTGGTTAAGTATTAAAAGCTAAAAGAGGctaagtacagtggctcacgcctgtaatctcagcactttgggaggccaaggcggatggatcacctgaggtcgcgtgttcgaggtcagcctgatgaacatggagaaacccgtctctactaaaaatacaaaaagaaaaaagaaaagaaaaaaattagcaggatgtggtggcacatgcctgtaatcccagctactcaggaggctgaggcagaagaattgcttgaatttgggaggcaaaagttgtgGTGAtttgagatcctgccattgcactccagcctgggctacaagagtgaaattctCTCAAAAGAAAGGTAAGGGTACTCACCCCTGCTTTACAGCTAGGTAAGGCCTGGGACACATGGGAGTTAGATGCTGGAATAAGTCAGACCTTATCTGCACTTCTGTCTCGGTCCTAGGCTCCATACCTAGTACATAGCTAAAATCCCAAACTTACCAAGGTTTTCACCAATAGTAAAGGTTGCTAAGAGTTAACAACGTAACATGTATTTGGGACTGCTGAAGAAATAATCTATATGCAAGGTGTGTAAGTAaagtaaaatatgcttttttagtaaaagattataaggaggctgggcgcggtggctcaagcctgtaatcctagcactttgggaggccgaggcgggtggatcgcgaggtcaagagattgagaccatcctagtcaacgtggtgaaaccccgtctttactaaaaatacaaaaaattagctgggcatggtggcgcgtgcctgtaatcccaactactcaggaggctgaggcaggagaattgcctgaacccaggaggcggaggttgcggtgagccgagattgtgccattgcactacagcctgggtaacaagagcgaaactccatctcaaaaaaaaaaaggttataaggAGGCATGAGAATGTGAATTTTTGCCTAGATTAAAaggttaaaggattgttttaagtTGGATACAATAAAGGTTTAAGCAAGTTGTAGAAGGTTAATTGTAGAGAAAACTCTGTGTATAAAACATACTGGCTAAAGTTAGAGGGGTATCATCCAGTTTTCCTGTAAATTGggcattgaaataaaagcacaatgGGTTTCTCTTAGAGCACTAACTGGCTCTCTAACAAAAattgtaaagggttataaaaagTCTGTAAAAATCTTACCTTATGGTCAAACATTAAAATTGGGTAAATATGTCTATAAGGATTTATTAAGAATTGGGTTTGACATGAATAGTACACTGAAGTAAAGGTGAAATTGGGCTTATTTGGTATGAAATTATataggaagcattgtcaaatatgaaatagtgtttggctttctttgggcTATATTTGTGTAACtatgttattggtatgtgttccaaaGTTATGGGAGATTCCTACAATTCTGATATATCTTAGTGTatgttatcagtaataattataattgttatgttaaattattgtgtACTATAGAGGTAACagatttccttgtcaattgtgtttctttctctttttttttcttgagacagagtctcactcttgtcacccaggctggagtgtagtggcatgatctcggctcactgcaacctccgcctcctgggttcaagcaattttcctgcctcagccttccaagtagctgggatcacaggcatgtgccaccaggcctggttaatttttgtatttttagtagagacaaggttttgccatgttggccaggctggtcttgacctcctgacctcctgatctgcctgcctcagtctcccaaagtgctgggattacaggcatgggccactacagCTGGCCATCAATTGTGTCTTTAACTATGGCTACCCCAAAACATTTTGTTATCTGTAAACAATTATCGTCTTGTTTTGATCCTCTTTAGaaggtggttttataatcagctataaagCTCtaacagggctgggtgcagtagctcatgcctgtaatcccagcactttgggaggccaagaagggtggatcacctgatgtcaggagttcgagaccagcctggccaacatggtgaaatcccatctctactaaaaatataaaaattagctaggcatggtggctaggcatggtagtcccagctactcaggaggctgaggcagaattgctcaaatgcaggaggcagaggttgcagtgagccgagacagtgacatcagaatagaggaaaaacATTCAGGGCTACTGGGAACAAATAGACCTCTTCCACTCCAGTGCTGCATTTGGTCTTCATATCGATGACCCTCtctcagcaggaagtagccagaaagattATAATGCCCCATCTCCCTATGATCCTCAggataaacaaaaatacaagcatGATAGAAATCATGCACAAATTGACAGTGGGGATTGTGGCAGGCCAGGCTTCACTAATGCAGGCCTCTATCACAACTATTTTAGTACTAACTGGGTGGTTAAGTTAAGTGTTAAAAGCCAATGTCCTTATACAAATGCTGTAATGTAACAAAAGCCCATCAAGAGTTTTGCCTACACCTTTCCTGGCAAAACTTAAAGCAtaacaaaataaccaaaaaattcttaacaggacccatttaggattaaacaagtctTATTGAGGGTCTTCACAAACAAGTcccagcctcttgaatagctgggactacaggtgcatgccaccacgcctggctgattttttatttttagtagagatgggatttcaccatgttggccaggctggtctcgaactcctgacatcaggtgatccacccttcttggcctcccaaagtgctgggattacaggcatgagctactgcacccagccctgttaGAGctttatagctgattataaaaccaccttCTAAAGAGGATCAAAACAAGACGACAATTGTTTACAGATAACAAAATGTTTTGGGGTAGCCATAGTTAAAGACACAATTGATGGCCAGctgtagtggcccatgcctgtaatcccagcactttgggagactggggcgggcagatcaggaggtcaagaggtcaagaccagcctggccaacatggcaaaaccttgtctctactaaaaatacaaaaattaaccaggcctggtggcacatgcctgtgatcccagctacttggaaggctgaggcaggaaaattgcttgaacccaggaggcggaggttgcagtgagccgagatcatgccactacactccagcctgggtgacaagagtgagactctgtctcaaaaaaaaaaagagaaagaaacgcAATTGACAAGGAAATCTGTTACCTCTATAGCacacaataatttaacataacaattataattattactgataacatACACTAAGATATATCAGAATTGTAGGAATCTCCCATAACtttggaacacataccaataacataGTTACAGGCCTtcacaaacaagtttattggaCCTCTGAAGGAACTCTCCAAACCTCTGTGATTTAGCAGGAGgcaagataagggtaatcaccccagcacctagacccatttagattaagtaaacTTCCTGAGGCTCCAGAAGTAGGTCTTCAGGACTCAATCCttagttatagattaaaagaaattaatcacttatgtctttagatgaatgcacacttacacgtctcgagctcctgacgtcaggtgattcacccttcttggcctgccaaagtgctaggattataggcatgagctaccatgcctagccctgTTAGAGctttatagctgattataaaaccacTTTCTATAGCTTAGAAAGTATACAAACTCTGAAAAATTCTGCAATTTTGAGTTGATCCGAAAGACAATTTCCAGGCCTCCCTGTAAccggttacagaaataaaaactctctttcTCCGCAGTTCATCTGCATTTCATTATTGGGCCACAAGAAATGGCAGCCTGATCCTTAGTTTGGTCCAGAAACACTATAGTATTGCTTTCACATACATTATCATTGAGAATGACACCAAACCAGGTGCTTATTTAAAGAAAGGAGggggccgggcgtgatggctcacacctgtaatcccagcactttgggaggccgaggcaggcagatcacaatatcaggagtttaagaccagcctggccaacatggtgaaaccccatctctactaaaaatacaaaaattagccaggcatagtggcatacaactttagtcccagctacttggaaggctgaggcaggagaagtgcttgaacccaggaggcagagattgcactgagccgagatcgtgccactgcacaccagcctgggtgacagagtgagaccctgtctccaaaaaaaaaaaaatagaactaaaataaaataatgaaagaaggGGATAATCCCCTGTGTATAGAATGCTAAATACCACACAGCTACACACTCATTTCTTGCCTTAATTCTTGTGAAAGACTATTTAAAACTCTTAGAAAGCAATAATTTTCTTAGGCAATCCACAGTATCTGGGGGTTTGGAATGTAAATGGATGGACAAATGCCCAAAGGTACCTGATTGACTCAATGTTTCATAACCCCAACAGGTAGACATTACTTCTACAGTAAGTCCAGGGAAACTGGCgttcagaaaagttaaaaaattaggtCATATAGCTAGCTGGGTTTCAAGCTCATGTTTCTGTGATTCTAATGTAGATTCAATGTAgattctcttctccctccttacTTTTTCCTTACCATCTCCCCAACCTATATGAAAGGATCCCAGAAGAAAGTAGATAGTACATTAGATGATTGAGCTGAGATTAATAAAGGGAATATTTAGGAATGTGTGGGTTTGAATAGAGCAACAAATCACAGGGCAACACCCTGGGACTGAATAAAAACAATGCTATTACCTAGGCTGAGGAGAAGGAAGCAGATGTCAGAAACTAGAGAGGCCGGCCAGTAAGGACTGTGGCCTTCAGTAGAGGGATGCAGCCAGCCTGCAGGGACCCAATAAGCACAAACCAGGGGAAAAAGTTGACTCTTCTACTCTTTGATCTCCTGCCAAACCCAAACAGAAGCCAGATAATGGAAATATCTGTTGGTGCATTGCAGCCAGGTAAGCCTCACAGGGCACAGAGCATAGTACCCAGATCTAAAGGGGCAAACAGAAGATGTTGCATGTACCATCCGTTCTCTGCTACTTTCAACTTGGGTGACCTTACTAGGACTTTGGGAGGGATGAATTGAAAGGTACAAATTTAAGTGAAAGCTAGAGAGCTATTTCTAGTACAGAGGATTGGTATGGATACAGAAAGGAGACTTAAGAAGAAGCACATTAGACTGTTGGAGCTCTTCAGCATGTTCTGAGTCACTGATGCTATCAGCATTTGAAGTAAATGAGGCAGAGCTTGGGATATGTCAAGCATAGGTGGATGAGTTATGAATTTTCTGCCTCCTTCTATCCCAGAAGCACTTGGATTCCCCCTTTAGCCTCCTCTGTCCTCAGCCCTcaatgctttctttcctttccatggctatttcctttccttttccaaaaATTCTTACCAACCAGGAACAGAACAATCTTTAGTTTGAACCATATTGTTTTAAGAGCTAGAACAGAGCTAGAGAACAGCTCCATGTAGAGAATATCAAGGAGAACATCAGGACCAGGAAACTGAAATAATCTTTGGATTGTTTTCAGAAGATATGAATTCCCAGCAAGGAGCCAGAGGGGGCTGTATGGGAACAGAAGATGAATGTGATTTCTGAATGAGATTAAAACAAGAAAGGCTGGAATAAGAACAGGCATAAGAACCATAGGACAGGAAGGAGAGCTGAGATGCCTGGGGTATGGTGACTACAAACCAGATTCAGGAGTAAGCCTTGATTCATTCAGCCCTAAGAGATAGATTATAACAAAGAATAACTAGAATGATGagcactgaaaaaataaaaacagaaggaaaagaccaggcacagtgccaggcacagtggcacatacctgtaatcccagcactttgggaggccaaggcaggtgtgtcagttgagctcaggagttcaacagcagCCCAGGCAACGTggcaatgtatatatatatatatatatatatatatatatatatatatatacacatatatatatgtgtgtgtgtgtgtatgtatatatgtatacatatatacatacatgtatatatgtatgtatgtatatatgtgtgtatatacacacacacacacacacacacacacactagctgggcatggtggtgcacacctgtagtcccagctactcaggaggctaaggtgggaggattatttgagcccaggagatggaggttgcagtgagctgagatggtatcactgcactccattctgggcaacagagtgaggctctgtctcccaaaaataaataaataaataaataatcagaggAAGGGCATGCAAGATGGGAAAAGGGATGAGAGAAAACTAGTTGAAATAGGAGAGGATTTTTGTAGAGCAATTCTCAAGTCTCCGCAATCCCTGTCCACCATCCCTACCCCTCATTCTCCACCACACAGTGTATTTTGTATATgcttaaaagaggaagaaaatagaacaatGATACCTCCAGTTCCCTCCTAGAGCCAGCTTTCCCTTTCTGCCACAAGTACCTTTTTCTCTAAAGTAACCCTTTGAAATTCATCTTCCCTTTGCTTTCAAGCTGAGGGTTTGATTTGAATATTGCAGTTGTAGGATGACAATGTGTAAAGAAAGAGAGATGGGGAACAGCATCGGCAAGAAACCAGAGTTTCTCGCAGTATGGGAGGTCAGTCAGAGATCAACACACAAGGACAAGACACATCtcggaacaaaaaaccaaaagccCCAGACAAACTCTTATGAGAGTTTGTGCCACTTCACCCTCACCACAGGAAACAGTCCCTTGCTCCTACCTCTGGTCTGATAAGGTACAAGGAACAGCT
The sequence above is a segment of the Saimiri boliviensis isolate mSaiBol1 chromosome 2, mSaiBol1.pri, whole genome shotgun sequence genome. Coding sequences within it:
- the SLC39A2 gene encoding zinc transporter ZIP2 isoform X1, whose protein sequence is MEQLLGVKLGCLFALLALTLGCGLIPICFKWFQIDAAGGHRRRVLRLLGCISAGVFLGAGFMHMTAEALEEIESQIQKFIVQNRSASEGNSSGDANSAQTEYPYGELIISLGFFFVFFLESLALQCCPGAAGGSTVQEEEWGGAHIFELHSHGHIPSPSKSPLRALVLLLSLSFHSVFEGLAVGLQPTVAATVQLCLAVLAHKGLVVFGVGMRLVQLGTRSRWAVFSILLLALMSPLGLAIGLAVTGGDSEGGWGLAQAVLEGVAAGTFLYVTFLEILPRELASPEAPLTKWSCVAAGFAFMAFIALWA
- the SLC39A2 gene encoding zinc transporter ZIP2 isoform X2, translating into MEQLLGVKLGCLFALLALTLGCGLIPICFKWFQIDAAGGHRRRVLRLLGCISAGVFLGAGFMHMTAEALEEIESQIQKFIVQISK